Proteins from a single region of Zingiber officinale cultivar Zhangliang unplaced genomic scaffold, Zo_v1.1 ctg31, whole genome shotgun sequence:
- the LOC122037401 gene encoding putative clathrin assembly protein At1g33340 has product MKVKRKLLAALSSVVDRAIGPRAMAGDRSILAEIEAALARCTKGGKHDAGEERVHEILFLVSNAPGSINFLSRRLSARLEAAGGGKDDAAALKALLLLHRLLRGGDRHFEQDLRGMWACGELRVDLAAARCAAERNGFLLGYAAFLKERIGWAINQAGGLRPAKIPSAAAASPEWALYSLRKCQTFLDRAMDCLPENASAASPAMQSAFNIVVRESIRVYESFSDDVEAVIAAYPELDEPSKRSTVAIMRKACAQTPSLRDFYESYKRREVDVIGKSNLDYPYVRIVMAAEVASLEQRSRAPTLSRGGGNRGSSGDKEDSWGAPFWKKLETTISMVWVEFDEEGGGGLEEAL; this is encoded by the coding sequence ATGAAGGTGAAGCGCAAGCTTTTGGCCGCGTTGAGCTCGGTCGTCGACCGAGCAATCGGGCCTCGGGCCATGGCCGGCGACCGGAGCATCCTCGCCGAGATCGAGGCCGCCTTGGCCCGGTGCACCAAAGGCGGCAAGCACGACGCCGGCGAGGAGCGGGTGCACGAGATCCTCTTCCTCGTCTCCAACGCACCCGGGTCCATCAATTTCCTCTCCCGGAGGCTCTCCGCGCGCCTAGAGGCCGCCGGCGGGGGGAAGGATGATGCGGCGGCGCTCAAGGCGCTGCTGCTGCTCCACCGTCTGCTCCGCGGCGGCGACAGGCACTTCGAGCAGGACCTGCGCGGGATGTGGGCTTGCGGCGAGCTCAGGGTAGACCTCGCCGCCGCCCGGTGTGCGGCGGAGAGAAATGGGTTCCTCCTCGGCTATGCGGCGTTCCTCAAGGAGAGGATCGGGTGGGCGATCAATCAAGCAGGCGGGTTGCGACCGGCGAAGATACCTTCGGCTGCAGCGGCGTCGCCAGAGTGGGCCTTGTACAGCCTGCGCAAGTGTCAAACTTTTCTCGACCGGGCGATGGATTGCCTGCCGGAGAACGCGTCGGCAGCGAGCCCAGCCATGCAGTCGGCGTTCAACATTGTGGTGAGGGAGAGCATCAGGGTGTACGAGAGCTTCTCCGACGATGTGGAAGCGGTGATCGCCGCCTACCCGGAGCTTGACGAGCCATCGAAGAGATCGACGGTGGCGATCATGCGCAAGGCGTGCGCGCAAACGCCGAGCCTCCGTGATTTCTACGAGAGCTACAAGAGGAGAGAGGTCGACGTGATTGGGAAGAGCAACTTGGACTACCCGTACGTTCGGATCGTCATGGCGGCGGAGGTGGCCTCGTTGGAACAGAGGAGTCGAGCTCCAACGTTGTCTAGAGGAGGAGGGAACAGAGGAAGCAGCGGAGACAAGGAGGACTCCTGGGGCGCCCCATTTTGGAAGAAGTTGGAGACGACGATAAGCATGGTGTGGGTGGAGTTCgatgaagaaggaggaggaggactgGAGGAGGCTCTCTAG
- the LOC122037400 gene encoding uncharacterized protein At3g28850-like, producing the protein MGCISSKLFAGVDLGEDVLFDEVDNPDAGGVCPNHFVSLTSTTYGALKLDYADEKPTVESEALPKRSVSEEEARTPDFCPQPDEKEEDRPSEVIDAQELMGDLASETPSRSPAQRKKPPKPSPPMHRSPEVRTSTSPAKPRRWPIGKENTPLRSEPKRSHFEAHRIADPFRSLDNSPWISLVSAMSRKRTPNSEKCKRSERGSGDSRSRRSLSPLFDPELVAMFELQHCEEGKKITTRAAHGKAFEAATLLQSYERRCPGGGENAVVLYTTTLRGIRKTFEDCNAVRSLVKSYGVRVVERDISMDSGYREELRLLMGKKDVKVPSVFVKGRCIGGFEEIARLEDEAKLEPLLEGLPSAVKRCEGCGDLRFVMCMDCNGSCKVLDPKKNKVKCGECNENGLIHCPICC; encoded by the coding sequence ATGGGTTGCATCTCCTCCAAATTGTTCGCCGGCGTCGACCTTGGCGAGGACGTCTTATTCGATGAGGTCGATAATCCCGACGCCGGAGGCGTCTGTCCTAACCATTTCGTCTCACTCACCTCTACCACCTACGGCGCCCTCAAACTTGACTATGCTGACGAGAAACCTACCGTCGAATCCGAAGCTCTTCCGAAACGGAGCGTCAGCGAAGAGGAGGCCAGGACGCCAGATTTCTGTCCGCAACCTGACGAGAAGGAGGAGGATCGTCCTTCGGAGGTCATCGACGCACAGGAACTCATGGGGGACCTCGCCTCCGAAACCCCCAGCAGGTCTCCGGCGCAGAGGAAGAAACCCCCGAAACCCTCACCGCCGATGCACCGTTCTCCGGAAGTTAGGACCTCGACGTCGCCCGCTAAGCCGAGGAGGTGGCCCATCGGAAAGGAGAACACCCCATTGCGGTCGGAGCCCAAGAGGTCGCATTTCGAAGCGCACCGTATCGCCGATCCATTCCGTTCCCTGGACAACTCGCCGTGGATCAGCTTGGTTTCGGCGATGTCGAGGAAACGTACCCCCAATAGCGAAAAGTGCAAAAGATCCGAGAGGGGTTCCGGTGACTCGCGGTCGAGGAGGAGCTTGAGCCCCCTGTTCGACCCCGAACTCGTGGCTATGTTCGAGCTGCAGCACTGCGAGGAGGGGAAGAAGATTACTACGAGGGCAGCGCACGGTAAGGCGTTCGAAGCTGCAACTTTGCTTCAGTCCTACGAGCGCAGGTGCCCCGGGGGAGGCGAGAACGCAGTGGTCCTCTACACCACCACGCTCAGGGGCATCAGGAAGACCTTTGAGGACTGCAACGCGGTCAGATCCCTGGTGAAGTCATACGGCGTCCGCGTCGTGGAGAGGGACATCTCCATGGACTCCGGGTACAGGGAGGAGCTGAGGCTGCTGATGGGGAAGAAGGATGTCAAGGTCCCGTCGGTCTTCGTAAAGGGGCGCTGCATCGGCGGCTTCGAAGAGATAGCAAGATTGGAGGACGAAGCAAAATTGGAGCCTTTGCTGGAGGGCTTGCCGAGCGCGGTCAAGCGGTGCGAGGGCTGCGGCGATCTGCGCTTTGTCATGTGCATGGACTGCAATGGCAGCTGCAAGGTGTTGGATCCGAAGAAGAACAAGGTGAAGTGTGGAGAGTGCAACGAGAATGGCTTGATCCACTGCCCCATATGCTGTTGA
- the LOC122037402 gene encoding 40S ribosomal protein S14: MSGRKKTREPKEENVTLGPTVREGEQVFGVAHIFASFNDTFIHVTDLSGRETLVRITGGMKVKADRDESSPYAAMLAAQDVAQRCKELGITALHIKLRATGGNKTKTPGPGAQSALRALARAGMKIGRIEDVTPIPTDSTRRKGGRRGRRL, translated from the exons ATG TCTGGAAGAAAGAAGACCAGGGAGCCCAAAGAGGAAAATGTGACGCTTGGTCCGACTGTACGAGAAGGCGAGCAAGTTTTTGGCGTCGCCCATATTTTTGCGTCATTTAATGACACTTTCATT CATGTGACTGATTTGTCTGGAAGGGAAACACTTGTCAGGATTACAG GTGGTATGAAGGTTAAGGCTGACCGAGATGAGTCATCTCCATATGCTGCCATGCTTGCAGCCCAGGATGTTGCACAGAGATGCAAG GAACTTGGGATTACTGCTTTGCATATTAAATTACGTGCTACTGGTGGTAATAAGACCAAAACACCTGGTCCTGGTGCTCAGTCTGCTCTTAGAGCCCTTGCTCGTGCTGGGATGAAAATTGGTCGGATTG AGGATGTAACTCCAATTCCTACCGATAGCACGCGCagaaagggaggaagaagggGGCGGAGGCTGTAG